A single region of the candidate division KSB1 bacterium genome encodes:
- a CDS encoding VWA domain-containing protein — protein sequence MKFAHPELLWALLVLPVLAYFHFWREGRRWTDFRFPSLAALTGANKTWRVRLRHLPFVLRQLAIGFMIVVLARPQVFDKEVKKSVEGIDIMLCIDTSTSMLAEDLKPNRVEAAKKVAEDFVTGRESDRIGVVPFAAVSFTQCPLTTDYEVVVSLLKDLKTGMVEDGTAIGMAMATSLNRLRESEAKSKVVILLTDGQNNRGEIDPVTAAQAAAALGIRVYTVAVGTQGMAPYPVETVFGKRYQQVPVTIDEEMMKEIAAMTGAKYFRATDEKKLAKIYEEIDRLERTKVNVEEYRRVAEVFHPWLWAALAAVTLEFLLSIWGLRKLP from the coding sequence GTGAAATTCGCCCATCCCGAACTGCTGTGGGCGCTGTTGGTCCTGCCGGTTTTGGCTTATTTCCATTTCTGGCGGGAAGGGAGGAGGTGGACCGACTTCCGCTTCCCCTCCCTCGCGGCGTTGACGGGCGCGAACAAGACGTGGCGCGTGCGACTGCGGCACTTGCCGTTCGTGCTCCGGCAACTGGCAATCGGATTCATGATCGTCGTCCTCGCACGACCGCAGGTATTTGACAAAGAAGTCAAGAAGAGCGTGGAGGGTATCGATATCATGCTTTGCATCGATACCTCGACGTCCATGCTGGCCGAGGACCTGAAACCCAACCGTGTCGAGGCCGCGAAAAAGGTCGCCGAGGACTTCGTGACCGGACGCGAGTCGGACCGAATCGGTGTGGTCCCGTTCGCCGCCGTCAGCTTTACTCAGTGTCCGCTCACGACGGACTACGAGGTCGTGGTCAGTCTATTGAAAGACCTGAAAACCGGCATGGTGGAGGACGGGACGGCGATCGGAATGGCGATGGCCACGTCGCTGAACCGGCTGCGCGAGTCCGAAGCCAAGAGCAAGGTCGTGATTTTGCTCACCGACGGCCAGAATAATCGCGGGGAGATCGACCCGGTCACGGCGGCACAGGCGGCCGCCGCGCTGGGAATCCGGGTGTACACGGTGGCCGTCGGAACGCAGGGCATGGCGCCGTATCCGGTCGAGACCGTATTCGGCAAACGCTATCAGCAGGTGCCGGTCACCATCGACGAAGAAATGATGAAGGAGATTGCGGCGATGACCGGAGCCAAGTATTTCCGCGCGACCGACGAGAAGAAGCTCGCAAAGATCTACGAGGAAATCGACCGGCTCGAACGGACCAAGGTGAATGTCGAGGAATACCGGCGCGTCGCCGAAGTCTTCCACCCGTGGCTGTGGGCCGCGCTGGCCGCGGTCACGCTTGAGTTCTTGCTCTCGATCTGGGGATTGCGTAAGCTGCCATGA